A region of Granulicella aggregans DNA encodes the following proteins:
- a CDS encoding type III pantothenate kinase, translating into MLLAIDAGNSNTVIGLYDLTAEPAKLVADWRITTPVNQTASECGVILANLFALAKLEMSVVDGIVVSSVVPPLDPILKEVCTVYFHVKAIFIEPGIKTGLPILTDNPSEVGADRIVNCVAAFDKFGGPTIVVDMGTATTFDVISKKGEFLGGAIAPGLRISADALFARAARLPRVDIKRPAKVIGTNTVDNMQIGLYYGYIGLVDGILERMIAELGAETKVVATGGLAKLIASGSKHITTVDDMLTLTGLRIVYQRNLKAKR; encoded by the coding sequence ATGCTGCTCGCAATCGACGCTGGCAATTCGAACACGGTGATCGGCCTCTACGACCTCACGGCCGAACCAGCGAAGCTGGTCGCTGACTGGCGCATCACCACGCCGGTGAACCAGACTGCCTCCGAATGCGGCGTAATCCTCGCAAACTTGTTTGCGCTGGCCAAGCTCGAGATGTCGGTCGTCGATGGCATCGTGGTCTCGAGCGTGGTGCCTCCGCTCGACCCCATCCTGAAGGAGGTTTGCACAGTCTACTTCCACGTGAAGGCGATCTTCATCGAACCGGGCATCAAGACCGGCCTGCCCATCCTGACAGACAATCCGTCAGAGGTTGGCGCGGACAGGATCGTGAACTGCGTGGCCGCCTTCGACAAATTCGGCGGCCCGACGATCGTAGTGGATATGGGTACCGCGACCACCTTCGATGTCATCTCGAAGAAGGGCGAGTTTCTCGGCGGCGCCATCGCGCCGGGGCTTCGCATTTCGGCCGATGCTCTCTTTGCAAGGGCCGCGCGGCTGCCGAGGGTGGACATCAAACGTCCGGCCAAGGTGATCGGGACGAACACGGTCGACAACATGCAGATCGGCCTCTACTACGGCTACATCGGCCTGGTCGACGGCATCCTCGAGCGGATGATCGCCGAGCTTGGCGCAGAGACCAAGGTCGTCGCGACGGGCGGTCTGGCGAAGCTCATCGCGAGCGGCTCGAAGCACATTACTACGGTGGACGACATGCTCACGCTGACCGGGCTACGGATTGTGTATCAGCGGAACCTGAAGGCGAAGCGCTAA
- a CDS encoding biotin--[acetyl-CoA-carboxylase] ligase: protein MNSFDLNHVTQAVANTRFSNKLTHFATIDSTNIRAVEAANAGAEDGAVYVADEQTAGRGRGGHSWHSAAGNGLYLSAIVRPEMGLKEALWLSLATGLAAQRAIHETTSVHADIRWPNDLLIGQKKCGGILVETGTHPGTPARLRYAVIGIGINVNHDAFPPELAPLATSLRIESGAPASREMLLVNLLLALDAEITLLEAELHDAPRGTPLLDRFAGASSWVQGMRVRVDEDGGYTGETVGLDRKGFLLVEGDDGKRHTVLSGGVRPE from the coding sequence ATGAATTCCTTCGATCTCAATCATGTAACCCAAGCGGTTGCAAATACGCGATTCAGCAACAAACTCACACACTTCGCCACCATCGACTCGACCAACATTCGCGCGGTCGAAGCGGCGAATGCAGGCGCTGAGGACGGCGCCGTCTATGTCGCCGACGAGCAGACGGCGGGACGAGGGCGAGGTGGGCATTCCTGGCACTCCGCTGCCGGAAACGGGCTGTACTTAAGCGCCATCGTGAGACCAGAGATGGGGCTTAAGGAGGCGCTATGGCTGTCGCTGGCGACGGGCCTTGCAGCGCAACGGGCCATCCACGAAACGACCAGCGTTCACGCGGACATCCGCTGGCCCAACGATCTATTGATTGGGCAGAAGAAGTGCGGCGGCATCCTGGTGGAGACGGGCACGCATCCGGGAACCCCAGCGCGGCTGCGCTATGCGGTCATCGGCATCGGCATCAACGTGAACCACGATGCGTTTCCGCCCGAGCTTGCGCCGCTGGCGACTTCGCTGCGAATCGAGAGTGGCGCGCCGGCTTCACGCGAGATGTTGCTGGTGAATCTGCTGCTGGCGCTCGATGCTGAGATCACACTGCTTGAAGCGGAGCTGCACGACGCTCCACGCGGAACGCCGCTGCTGGATCGGTTCGCGGGGGCGTCCTCGTGGGTGCAGGGAATGCGGGTTCGGGTAGATGAGGACGGCGGCTATACTGGCGAGACCGTCGGGCTCGACCGCAAGGGATTTTTGCTGGTCGAGGGCGACGATGGAAAGCGCCACACCGTCCTTTCGGGCGGCGTGCGACCGGAGTAA
- the nadC gene encoding carboxylating nicotinate-nucleotide diphosphorylase: MDWKSKRVRAIIDSALAEDKAANDVTTALTVPPRLRATGTIIAKQACIVSGLGCIPIFFEAFAKMSATPPGRFEIISHPEIFDGVRVKKGQQLAVIRHNAAAILSCERVILNLMQRMSGIATITDEYVKAIAKTKAKTRILDTRKTIPGLRVLDKYAVVCGGGVNHRLNLQDGILIKNNHISLGGGLPAALAAALKGRKTGQMVQVEVRSQQELDEAIAGGAESILLDNMTPAAVKKAVKQIRASLPAIPIEASGNMNLKTVPAYAAAGVDFISVGALTHSAVAVDLSMRITVDQSTF, encoded by the coding sequence ATGGACTGGAAGAGCAAGCGAGTCCGCGCCATCATCGATAGCGCGCTCGCGGAAGACAAGGCAGCAAACGACGTAACCACCGCGCTGACGGTTCCACCCCGGCTCCGGGCGACCGGTACCATCATCGCAAAACAGGCTTGCATCGTTTCCGGACTGGGCTGCATCCCGATCTTCTTCGAGGCGTTCGCGAAGATGTCCGCCACCCCCCCCGGACGGTTCGAGATCATCTCGCATCCAGAGATCTTCGATGGCGTACGCGTGAAGAAAGGGCAGCAGTTGGCTGTGATTCGCCACAATGCTGCGGCGATCCTGTCCTGCGAGCGCGTCATCCTGAACCTGATGCAGCGGATGAGCGGTATTGCCACCATCACGGATGAGTACGTGAAGGCGATCGCCAAGACGAAAGCGAAGACGCGGATCCTCGACACCCGCAAGACCATTCCCGGCCTGCGCGTTCTCGACAAGTACGCGGTCGTCTGCGGCGGCGGCGTGAATCACCGCCTCAATCTGCAGGACGGCATTCTGATCAAGAACAATCACATCTCCCTGGGCGGCGGGCTACCCGCAGCGCTGGCTGCAGCGCTGAAGGGCCGCAAGACCGGGCAGATGGTGCAGGTGGAGGTGCGATCGCAGCAGGAACTTGATGAGGCGATTGCAGGCGGCGCAGAGTCGATCCTGCTCGACAACATGACGCCCGCCGCGGTGAAGAAGGCAGTCAAGCAGATTCGTGCGTCGCTGCCAGCGATCCCGATTGAGGCCTCCGGCAACATGAACCTGAAGACGGTACCCGCGTATGCGGCGGCAGGGGTTGACTTCATCTCCGTGGGCGCGCTGACGCACTCCGCAGTAGCCGTCGACCTGAGCATGCGGATCACCGTCGATCAATCCACCTTCTAA